One Granulicella sp. 5B5 DNA window includes the following coding sequences:
- a CDS encoding NAD-dependent epimerase/dehydratase family protein — protein sequence MATYLITGVAGFIGSHLAEALLARGHSVRGYDNLSTGKLANIPQGVDFIEADLADAAAIASACRGVDAILHQGALPSVPRSVKEPRPSHNANLDGTFNLLEGARAAGIKRVLYAASSSAYGNQPGFPRVETMKPAPIAPYPVQKLAGELYMQSYAQIYGMETVCLRYFNIFGPRQVPDSQYSGVIAKFALSMLRNEPCSIQGDGEQSRDFTYIDNAVSANLLALEAPSERGNRIFGRVFNVACGDHITLNSIYRILAELTGYTRQPTYTDPRPGDIRMSLADVTAAREAFGYSPRITVREGLAHTVDYYRTLLSPLLTASQR from the coding sequence TTGGCAACCTATCTCATCACCGGAGTCGCAGGCTTCATCGGCTCGCACCTCGCGGAGGCCCTCCTCGCGCGCGGCCATAGCGTGCGCGGTTACGACAACCTGAGCACCGGCAAGCTCGCCAATATCCCCCAGGGCGTCGACTTCATCGAAGCCGACCTCGCCGACGCAGCCGCCATCGCCAGCGCCTGCCGCGGCGTCGACGCCATCCTGCACCAGGGCGCGCTGCCCAGCGTACCGCGCAGCGTCAAGGAGCCCCGGCCCAGCCACAACGCCAACCTCGACGGCACCTTCAACCTGCTCGAAGGCGCGCGCGCCGCTGGCATCAAGCGCGTGCTCTACGCGGCCAGCAGCTCCGCCTACGGCAACCAACCCGGCTTCCCGCGCGTGGAGACGATGAAGCCCGCCCCCATCGCCCCCTACCCCGTGCAAAAACTCGCCGGCGAGCTCTACATGCAGTCCTACGCGCAGATCTACGGCATGGAGACCGTCTGCCTGCGCTACTTCAACATCTTCGGCCCACGCCAGGTGCCCGACTCGCAGTACTCCGGCGTCATCGCCAAGTTCGCACTCAGCATGCTCCGCAACGAGCCCTGCAGCATCCAGGGCGATGGCGAGCAGTCACGCGACTTCACCTACATCGACAACGCCGTCAGCGCGAACCTGCTAGCACTCGAAGCCCCCTCCGAGCGCGGCAATCGAATCTTTGGCCGCGTCTTCAACGTGGCCTGCGGCGACCACATCACCCTCAACTCCATCTATCGCATCCTCGCCGAGCTCACCGGCTACACCCGGCAACCCACCTACACCGATCCGCGCCCCGGAGACATCCGCATGTCCCTCGCCGACGTCACCGCCGCGCGCGAGGCCTTCGGCTACTCTCCGCGTATTACCGTGCGCGAAGGCCTCGCCCACACCGTCGACTACTATCGCACCCTGCTCTCTCCCCTTCTCACCGCATCGCAACGCTAA
- a CDS encoding carboxypeptidase-like regulatory domain-containing protein yields the protein MPQAVPKLALFAALLCAPALFAQIGVNPRTRELSGTVTDHQHEPLRGAVVKLQEGDTPNIVSYITGQDGRYRFRRLNGNTDYRVWVTFRERTSKSKSISKFDEQMNKVIDFTMETF from the coding sequence ATGCCGCAAGCCGTACCGAAGCTAGCACTTTTCGCCGCTTTGCTCTGCGCCCCCGCGCTCTTCGCGCAGATCGGCGTCAATCCACGCACTCGCGAACTCTCCGGCACCGTCACCGACCACCAGCACGAGCCTCTGCGCGGTGCCGTGGTCAAGCTGCAGGAGGGCGACACCCCCAACATCGTCTCCTACATCACCGGCCAGGACGGCCGCTACCGCTTCCGCCGCCTCAACGGCAACACCGACTACCGCGTCTGGGTCACCTTCCGCGAGCGCACCTCCAAGTCCAAGTCCATCAGTAAATTCGATGAACAGATGAACAAGGTCATCGACTTCACGATGGAGACCTTCTAA